A DNA window from Leptolyngbya sp. KIOST-1 contains the following coding sequences:
- a CDS encoding DUF3124 domain-containing protein, with the protein MASLKKVTLLGVALGMLSACAAQAPTNSPAPNLSTQQQFAGRPGVTVLAADALAAAVQGQTLYVPVYTEIFDADQNRTFQLTVTLSLRNTDRDQPIAITALDYYNSGGDRVVAYLDQPIQLGPLASTEVVIDRGNVSGGVGANFIVEWQSAAPVSDPVIEAVMISSASQQGMSFVSPARVIELLPPED; encoded by the coding sequence ATGGCGAGTCTGAAGAAGGTGACGCTGCTGGGCGTAGCACTGGGAATGCTGTCGGCCTGCGCGGCTCAGGCTCCGACCAATAGCCCTGCCCCCAACCTCTCAACGCAGCAGCAGTTTGCAGGCCGCCCCGGTGTGACGGTGCTGGCCGCCGATGCCCTGGCGGCGGCGGTGCAAGGGCAAACCCTCTACGTGCCGGTCTACACCGAAATTTTTGATGCTGACCAGAACCGCACCTTTCAGCTCACCGTTACCCTCAGCCTGCGCAACACCGATCGCGACCAGCCGATCGCAATTACCGCCCTCGACTACTACAATTCTGGGGGCGATCGGGTTGTCGCCTACCTCGACCAGCCGATTCAGCTAGGTCCGCTGGCCTCCACGGAGGTCGTCATCGACCGTGGCAATGTCAGCGGCGGCGTGGGAGCCAACTTTATCGTCGAGTGGCAGTCGGCCGCCCCCGTCAGCGATCCGGTGATCGAAGCGGTGATGATTAGCTCCGCCTCCCAGCAGGGCATGTCCTTCGTCAGCCCCGCTCGCGTGATTGAATTATTGCCGCCAGAAGACTAA
- the ltaE gene encoding low-specificity L-threonine aldolase has translation MATIHPSTDFRSDTVTWPTPAMQEAMATAELGDDVYGEDPTVNELETLAAHLLGKEAGLFVSSGTQGNLIAALTHAQRGDEAILGEDAHTFCWEAGGIAVLGGITPRPLPTDNRGRMALEAIKAAIRVDNPHLPQSRLILLENSSGGNNGAAIAPDYFESISTLAQAHHLSVHLDGARLFNATTALGVDPTAITAHVDSVSVCLSKGLCAPVGSVLVGSQAFIHRARRHRKLLGGGMRQAGVLAAAGILALKTMTQRLQTDHDNAQALAQGLATIPGIEIDPAAVETNMVFFELAQDVAISPEHLIKTLRADYGLYIGGYGHRTLRAVTHYWIEPTQVERLVEAIRTVLAAVGE, from the coding sequence ATGGCCACCATCCACCCCTCCACCGACTTTCGCTCCGACACCGTCACCTGGCCCACCCCCGCCATGCAGGAGGCCATGGCTACCGCCGAATTGGGCGATGACGTCTACGGCGAAGACCCCACCGTCAACGAATTGGAAACCCTGGCCGCCCATCTGCTGGGTAAGGAGGCAGGGCTGTTCGTTTCCAGCGGCACCCAGGGCAACCTGATTGCCGCCCTAACCCACGCCCAGCGCGGCGACGAGGCCATTCTGGGGGAAGATGCCCACACCTTTTGCTGGGAGGCCGGGGGCATTGCCGTGCTGGGCGGCATCACCCCTCGCCCGCTGCCCACCGACAACCGGGGCCGCATGGCCCTAGAGGCGATCAAAGCCGCGATTCGCGTGGACAACCCCCACCTGCCCCAAAGCCGCCTGATTTTGCTCGAAAACAGCTCCGGCGGTAACAACGGCGCGGCGATCGCCCCCGACTATTTTGAATCCATCAGCACCCTGGCCCAGGCGCATCACCTCAGCGTTCATCTAGACGGGGCGCGACTGTTCAACGCCACCACGGCCCTCGGGGTAGACCCCACCGCCATTACCGCCCACGTCGACTCGGTGAGCGTGTGCCTGAGCAAAGGACTGTGCGCCCCGGTGGGGTCGGTGCTGGTGGGCAGCCAGGCCTTCATTCACCGGGCTCGCCGCCACCGCAAGCTGCTCGGCGGCGGCATGCGCCAGGCGGGAGTGCTGGCGGCGGCGGGCATTCTCGCCCTCAAAACCATGACCCAGCGCCTCCAGACCGACCACGACAATGCCCAGGCCCTGGCCCAGGGGTTAGCCACCATTCCCGGTATTGAGATTGACCCGGCGGCGGTCGAAACCAATATGGTGTTTTTTGAGCTGGCCCAGGACGTAGCGATCTCTCCCGAGCACCTGATCAAGACCCTACGCGCTGACTATGGTTTGTATATAGGCGGCTACGGCCACCGCACCCTGCGAGCCGTCACCCACTACTGGATTGAGCCGACCCAGGTCGAGCGGTTGGTTGAGGCGATTCGTACGGTCCTGGCGGCAGTCGGGGAGTAG